A single region of the Ictalurus punctatus breed USDA103 chromosome 26, Coco_2.0, whole genome shotgun sequence genome encodes:
- the LOC108258904 gene encoding protein SON isoform X4, protein MASNIEQIFRDFVMSKIKEIEDESQDKSHTDQVESNNGESHSDLGTGINNEAPQVDASSIATDKVSKATSQGSNGKEEFITKHKKSKKHKKHKSKKKKKKHKEVKESSSESESGGETKESVKKKKRKKKKKHKHGEKGKKLDSQSGSSSESESESEMKPLGEAAKTSTGNMPQDLPDIIPKLETASDEHEKHKKAKRSSSRSRTSRQDKSLRRQRSRSSSGKQKARHRSRSQSPRRSPSSRSKSLSRKSQRKLSTQKRWRSRSRSRSRSQRRNKRSRSHSARRGRRSRSRSRSRQNRSGSNVRKSRRTRTKSRSRSHHSRRSRSQRRDGNSMSSSRSKSRSFSSDQHPESEKQKSSTAAEIKHDNSSLNQNVKEAEIGDKEEIQTMPLSPSANFIKDGILNDGPVIRLAGSWKPIPFLDAGVSVSGSSETNPTVKCITPTMPLDMNDVSAYSSGGSRDLHSTENKEEITSVELNNSQICKQKSISPNQRHSKSLSRKRSTSNSPFKRRKSRSSSRNSRKSPLQRKRSKSRKRTRRSKSKSLKRKRSKSHSPGRRRRSRTSDRNRSKSRHRSRSKPRRSRSGSCRKRGGFRNRMFSQRDRWKREPSHSPVVILRKKRSTSRTRRSASKTPPRLTELDKEQLLEIAKANAAAMCAKAGMPIPESLRPKTILQLPLPAPNPTQLPLPLPLPVNLPMGIQGMSNMTMNAAMASMTAATMTAALSGMNALAAMPQLAPLPTITNKPPPSATPNLNLVTIEEAKKKLAKQANSYSIKELTEKCKKIAESKEEMAVAKPHVSDDDDDDRPFGGVALKENKGITFSLSNPSVKPAVRSEAAFAKEFPVSSGSQHRRKEEDGVYGEWMPVDKKTEKAGDPSVSAGAEEQSKANDSVFPEAPSQPVDITLAISERAVAQKRLAENPFDINAMCMLNRAQEQVDAWAQSNTIPGLFTGSTGAQVLSSEELSNSGPQAWIKKGQSL, encoded by the exons ATGGCAAGCAACATCGAACAGATTTTTCGTGATTTTgtaatgagtaaaataaaagaaatagaaGATGAAAGCCAGGATAAAAG cCATACAGACCAGGTGGAATCTAATAATGGGGAGTCGCACTCTGACTTGGGGACAGGAATAAATAACGAAGCACCTCAGGTTGACGCATCGAGCATAGCCACAG ATAAAGTCTCAAAAGCTACATCCCAAGGCAGCAATGGCAAAGAGGAATTTATTACTAAACACAAGAAAtctaaaaagcacaaaaaacacaaaagcaaaaagaagaagaagaagcataaGGAAGTAAAGGAGAGCAGCTCAGAGTCAGAGTCTGGCggagaaacaaaagaaag tgtaaagaagaagaagagaaagaaaaagaagaaacataAACAtggggaaaaaggaaaaaagcttGATTCACAGTCTGGTAGCTCTTCCGAATCTGAGTCCGAGTCTGAAATGAAACCTTTGGGTGAAGCTGCTAAAACCTCAACTGGGAACATGCCTCAAGATTTACCTGACATTATTCCTAAGCTTGAGACTGCTTCTGACGAACacgaaaaacataaaaaagccaAAAGGAGCTCTAGTCGGTCAAGGACATCACGACAAGACAAGAGTTTGAGAAGGCAGCGCTCCCGTTCCAGCTCAGGCAAACAGAAAGCAAGGCATAGATCCAGGTCCCAGTCACCGAGGCGATCTCCGAGCTCAAGATCAAAGTCACTATCAAGGAAAAGTCAGAGAAAACTGTCTACACAGAAAAGATGGAGAAGTAGATCCAGGTCGCGTTCAAGATCACAACGACGTAACAAACGTTCCAGATCTCATTCAGCCAGAAGAGGCAGACGCTCACGATCCAGGTCGCGTTCTAGACAGAATAGATCAGGGTCTAATGTAAGGAAGAGCAGGAGAACTCGGACAAAAAGTAGATCTCGTTCACATCATTCCAGGCGGTCCAGGTCTCAGAGAAGAGACGGGAATTCTATGTCAAGTTCCCGGTCAAAATCGAGATCTTTTTCAAGCGATCAGCATCCTGAGAGTGAGAAACAAAAGAGCAGTACGGCTGCAGAAATCAAGCATGACAATAGCTCTCTGAACCAAAATGTAAAGGAAGCAGAAATTGGAGACAAAGAAGAAATTCAGACTATGCCATTGAGTCCGTCTGCCAATTTTATTAAAGATGGCATTCTAAATGATGGGCCAGTTATTAGACTTGCTGGCTCATGGAAACCAATTCCTTTCTTGGATGCAGGTGTATCTGTTTCTGGCTCCTCTGAGACCAACCCTACAGTGAAGTGTATTACACCCACCATGCCTTTGGATATGAACGACGTTTCGGCATATAGCTCAGGTGGGTCTAGGGACCTCCacagcactgaaaataaagaagaaattaCTAGTGTTGAACTGAACAACTCCCAAATATGTAAACAGAAGTCCATATCACCAAACCAAAGGCACTCAAAATCACTTTCAAGAAAAAGATCAACATCCAATTCTCCTTTTAAACGAAGGAAGTCCAGATCATCCTCCAGGAACAGCAGGAAGTCTCCTTTGCAAAGGAAAAGATCCAAGTCCAGAAAACGGACTAGGCGTTCTAAATCCAAGTCTCTCAAAAGGAAAAGGTCAAAGTCCCATTCGCCAGGGCGCCGGAGGAGGTCTAGAACCTCGGATAGAAACCGATCAAAATCTAGACACAGGTCTCGCTCCAAACCAAGAAGGTCTCGGTCTGGCTCGTGCCGGAAAAGAGGTGGTTTCAGGAACCGAATGTTTAGTCAGCGGGACCGGTGGAAGCGAGAACCGAGCCATTCTCCTGTAGTCATCCTGCGGAAGAAGAGGTCGACCTCTCGAACTCGCCGTAGCGCTAGCAAGACACCTCCACGCCTTACTGAGCTCG ATAAAGAACAGTTGCTTGAAATTGCCAAGGCTAATGCTGCAGCTATGTGTGCTAAAGCTGGTATGCCAATTCCAGAGAGTCTGAGGCCAAAAACCATCCTTCAGCTTCCCTTGCCAGCCCCAAATCCCACACAATTGCCCTTACCCCTGCCCCTACCTGTTAATCTCCCCATGGGAATACAAGGGATGTCAAACATGACCATGAATGCTGCTATGGCTAGCATGACTGCTGCCACCATGACCGCAGCTTTATCTGGCATGAACGCACTCGCTGCCATGCCACAGCTGGCCCCCTTGCCCACAATAACCAACAAGCCTCCACCCTCAGCCACACCAAATCTGAATCTGGTCACTATcgaagaagcaaaaaaaaaattggcaaaGCAAGCAAACAGCTACAGCATCAAGGAGCTCACAGAA AAATGCAAGAAGATTGCGGAGAGTAAAGAGGAGATGGCTGTTGCAAAGCCACATGtttcagatgatgatgatgatgaccgGCCCTTTGGAGGAGTTGCCCTTAAGGAGAATAAGGGCATTACGTTCAGTCTCAGT AACCCCTCTGTGAAGCCAGCAGTCAGGTCAGAGGCTGCTTTTGCCAAGGAGTTCCCAGTGTCTTCAGGTTCACAGCACCGCAGAAAGGAGGAAGACGGAGTGTATGGAGAATGGATGCCTGTGGataaaaagactgaaaaagCAGGGGATCCATCAGTATCTGCGGGGGCTGAGGAACAGAGCAAAGCCAACGACAGTGTCTTTCCTGAGGCACCCTCGCAG CCAGTGGACATCACACTTGCAATTAGTGAAAGGGCGGTGGCACAGAAGAGATTGGCAGAGAATCCCTTTGACATCAATGCCATGTGTATGCTTAATCGTGCACAGGAGCAG
- the LOC108258904 gene encoding protein SON isoform X3 has protein sequence MASNIEQIFRDFVMSKIKEIEDESQDKSHTDQVESNNGESHSDLGTGINNEAPQVDASSIATDKVSKATSQGSNGKEEFITKHKKSKKHKKHKSKKKKKKHKEVKESSSESESGGETKESVKKKKRKKKKKHKHGEKGKKLDSQSGSSSESESESEMKPLGEAAKTSTGNMPQDLPDIIPKLETASDEHEKHKKAKRSSSRSRTSRQDKSLRRQRSRSSSGKQKARHRSRSQSPRRSPSSRSKSLSRKSQRKLSTQKRWRSRSRSRSRSQRRNKRSRSHSARRGRRSRSRSRSRQNRSGSNVRKSRRTRTKSRSRSHHSRRSRSQRRDGNSMSSSRSKSRSFSSDQHPESEKQKSSTAAEIKHDNSSLNQNVKEAEIGDKEEIQTMPLSPSANFIKDGILNDGPVIRLAGSWKPIPFLDAGVSVSGSSETNPTVKCITPTMPLDMNDVSAYSSGGSRDLHSTENKEEITSVELNNSQICKQKSISPNQRHSKSLSRKRSTSNSPFKRRKSRSSSRNSRKSPLQRKRSKSRKRTRRSKSKSLKRKRSKSHSPGRRRRSRTSDRNRSKSRHRSRSKPRRSRSGSCRKRGGFRNRMFSQRDRWKREPSHSPVVILRKKRSTSRTRRSASKTPPRLTELDKEQLLEIAKANAAAMCAKAGMPIPESLRPKTILQLPLPAPNPTQLPLPLPLPVNLPMGIQGMSNMTMNAAMASMTAATMTAALSGMNALAAMPQLAPLPTITNKPPPSATPNLNLVTIEEAKKKLAKQANSYSIKELTEKCKKIAESKEEMAVAKPHVSDDDDDDRPFGGVALKENKGITFSLSNPSVKPAVRSEAAFAKEFPVSSGSQHRRKEEDGVYGEWMPVDKKTEKAGDPSVSAGAEEQSKANDSVFPEAPSQPVDITLAISERAVAQKRLAENPFDINAMCMLNRAQEQVDAWAQSNTIPGLFTGSTGAQVLSSEELSNSGPQAWIKKVHCKRGITSQ, from the exons ATGGCAAGCAACATCGAACAGATTTTTCGTGATTTTgtaatgagtaaaataaaagaaatagaaGATGAAAGCCAGGATAAAAG cCATACAGACCAGGTGGAATCTAATAATGGGGAGTCGCACTCTGACTTGGGGACAGGAATAAATAACGAAGCACCTCAGGTTGACGCATCGAGCATAGCCACAG ATAAAGTCTCAAAAGCTACATCCCAAGGCAGCAATGGCAAAGAGGAATTTATTACTAAACACAAGAAAtctaaaaagcacaaaaaacacaaaagcaaaaagaagaagaagaagcataaGGAAGTAAAGGAGAGCAGCTCAGAGTCAGAGTCTGGCggagaaacaaaagaaag tgtaaagaagaagaagagaaagaaaaagaagaaacataAACAtggggaaaaaggaaaaaagcttGATTCACAGTCTGGTAGCTCTTCCGAATCTGAGTCCGAGTCTGAAATGAAACCTTTGGGTGAAGCTGCTAAAACCTCAACTGGGAACATGCCTCAAGATTTACCTGACATTATTCCTAAGCTTGAGACTGCTTCTGACGAACacgaaaaacataaaaaagccaAAAGGAGCTCTAGTCGGTCAAGGACATCACGACAAGACAAGAGTTTGAGAAGGCAGCGCTCCCGTTCCAGCTCAGGCAAACAGAAAGCAAGGCATAGATCCAGGTCCCAGTCACCGAGGCGATCTCCGAGCTCAAGATCAAAGTCACTATCAAGGAAAAGTCAGAGAAAACTGTCTACACAGAAAAGATGGAGAAGTAGATCCAGGTCGCGTTCAAGATCACAACGACGTAACAAACGTTCCAGATCTCATTCAGCCAGAAGAGGCAGACGCTCACGATCCAGGTCGCGTTCTAGACAGAATAGATCAGGGTCTAATGTAAGGAAGAGCAGGAGAACTCGGACAAAAAGTAGATCTCGTTCACATCATTCCAGGCGGTCCAGGTCTCAGAGAAGAGACGGGAATTCTATGTCAAGTTCCCGGTCAAAATCGAGATCTTTTTCAAGCGATCAGCATCCTGAGAGTGAGAAACAAAAGAGCAGTACGGCTGCAGAAATCAAGCATGACAATAGCTCTCTGAACCAAAATGTAAAGGAAGCAGAAATTGGAGACAAAGAAGAAATTCAGACTATGCCATTGAGTCCGTCTGCCAATTTTATTAAAGATGGCATTCTAAATGATGGGCCAGTTATTAGACTTGCTGGCTCATGGAAACCAATTCCTTTCTTGGATGCAGGTGTATCTGTTTCTGGCTCCTCTGAGACCAACCCTACAGTGAAGTGTATTACACCCACCATGCCTTTGGATATGAACGACGTTTCGGCATATAGCTCAGGTGGGTCTAGGGACCTCCacagcactgaaaataaagaagaaattaCTAGTGTTGAACTGAACAACTCCCAAATATGTAAACAGAAGTCCATATCACCAAACCAAAGGCACTCAAAATCACTTTCAAGAAAAAGATCAACATCCAATTCTCCTTTTAAACGAAGGAAGTCCAGATCATCCTCCAGGAACAGCAGGAAGTCTCCTTTGCAAAGGAAAAGATCCAAGTCCAGAAAACGGACTAGGCGTTCTAAATCCAAGTCTCTCAAAAGGAAAAGGTCAAAGTCCCATTCGCCAGGGCGCCGGAGGAGGTCTAGAACCTCGGATAGAAACCGATCAAAATCTAGACACAGGTCTCGCTCCAAACCAAGAAGGTCTCGGTCTGGCTCGTGCCGGAAAAGAGGTGGTTTCAGGAACCGAATGTTTAGTCAGCGGGACCGGTGGAAGCGAGAACCGAGCCATTCTCCTGTAGTCATCCTGCGGAAGAAGAGGTCGACCTCTCGAACTCGCCGTAGCGCTAGCAAGACACCTCCACGCCTTACTGAGCTCG ATAAAGAACAGTTGCTTGAAATTGCCAAGGCTAATGCTGCAGCTATGTGTGCTAAAGCTGGTATGCCAATTCCAGAGAGTCTGAGGCCAAAAACCATCCTTCAGCTTCCCTTGCCAGCCCCAAATCCCACACAATTGCCCTTACCCCTGCCCCTACCTGTTAATCTCCCCATGGGAATACAAGGGATGTCAAACATGACCATGAATGCTGCTATGGCTAGCATGACTGCTGCCACCATGACCGCAGCTTTATCTGGCATGAACGCACTCGCTGCCATGCCACAGCTGGCCCCCTTGCCCACAATAACCAACAAGCCTCCACCCTCAGCCACACCAAATCTGAATCTGGTCACTATcgaagaagcaaaaaaaaaattggcaaaGCAAGCAAACAGCTACAGCATCAAGGAGCTCACAGAA AAATGCAAGAAGATTGCGGAGAGTAAAGAGGAGATGGCTGTTGCAAAGCCACATGtttcagatgatgatgatgatgaccgGCCCTTTGGAGGAGTTGCCCTTAAGGAGAATAAGGGCATTACGTTCAGTCTCAGT AACCCCTCTGTGAAGCCAGCAGTCAGGTCAGAGGCTGCTTTTGCCAAGGAGTTCCCAGTGTCTTCAGGTTCACAGCACCGCAGAAAGGAGGAAGACGGAGTGTATGGAGAATGGATGCCTGTGGataaaaagactgaaaaagCAGGGGATCCATCAGTATCTGCGGGGGCTGAGGAACAGAGCAAAGCCAACGACAGTGTCTTTCCTGAGGCACCCTCGCAG CCAGTGGACATCACACTTGCAATTAGTGAAAGGGCGGTGGCACAGAAGAGATTGGCAGAGAATCCCTTTGACATCAATGCCATGTGTATGCTTAATCGTGCACAGGAGCAG
- the LOC108258904 gene encoding protein SON isoform X2 has product MASNIEQIFRDFVMSKIKEIEDESQDKSHTDQVESNNGESHSDLGTGINNEAPQVDASSIATDKVSKATSQGSNGKEEFITKHKKSKKHKKHKSKKKKKKHKEVKESSSESESGGETKESVKKKKRKKKKKHKHGEKGKKLDSQSGSSSESESESEMKPLGEAAKTSTGNMPQDLPDIIPKLETASDEHEKHKKAKRSSSRSRTSRQDKSLRRQRSRSSSGKQKARHRSRSQSPRRSPSSRSKSLSRKSQRKLSTQKRWRSRSRSRSRSQRRNKRSRSHSARRGRRSRSRSRSRQNRSGSNVRKSRRTRTKSRSRSHHSRRSRSQRRDGNSMSSSRSKSRSFSSDQHPESEKQKSSTAAEIKHDNSSLNQNVKEAEIGDKEEIQTMPLSPSANFIKDGILNDGPVIRLAGSWKPIPFLDAGVSVSGSSETNPTVKCITPTMPLDMNDVSAYSSGGSRDLHSTENKEEITSVELNNSQICKQKSISPNQRHSKSLSRKRSTSNSPFKRRKSRSSSRNSRKSPLQRKRSKSRKRTRRSKSKSLKRKRSKSHSPGRRRRSRTSDRNRSKSRHRSRSKPRRSRSGSCRKRGGFRNRMFSQRDRWKREPSHSPVVILRKKRSTSRTRRSASKTPPRLTELDKEQLLEIAKANAAAMCAKAGMPIPESLRPKTILQLPLPAPNPTQLPLPLPLPVNLPMGIQGMSNMTMNAAMASMTAATMTAALSGMNALAAMPQLAPLPTITNKPPPSATPNLNLVTIEEAKKKLAKQANSYSIKELTEKCKKIAESKEEMAVAKPHVSDDDDDDRPFGGVALKENKGITFSLSNPSVKPAVRSEAAFAKEFPVSSGSQHRRKEEDGVYGEWMPVDKKTEKAGDPSVSAGAEEQSKANDSVFPEAPSQPVDITLAISERAVAQKRLAENPFDINAMCMLNRAQEQVDAWAQSNTIPGLFTGSTGAQVLSSEELSNSGPQAWIKKQVHCKRGITSQ; this is encoded by the exons ATGGCAAGCAACATCGAACAGATTTTTCGTGATTTTgtaatgagtaaaataaaagaaatagaaGATGAAAGCCAGGATAAAAG cCATACAGACCAGGTGGAATCTAATAATGGGGAGTCGCACTCTGACTTGGGGACAGGAATAAATAACGAAGCACCTCAGGTTGACGCATCGAGCATAGCCACAG ATAAAGTCTCAAAAGCTACATCCCAAGGCAGCAATGGCAAAGAGGAATTTATTACTAAACACAAGAAAtctaaaaagcacaaaaaacacaaaagcaaaaagaagaagaagaagcataaGGAAGTAAAGGAGAGCAGCTCAGAGTCAGAGTCTGGCggagaaacaaaagaaag tgtaaagaagaagaagagaaagaaaaagaagaaacataAACAtggggaaaaaggaaaaaagcttGATTCACAGTCTGGTAGCTCTTCCGAATCTGAGTCCGAGTCTGAAATGAAACCTTTGGGTGAAGCTGCTAAAACCTCAACTGGGAACATGCCTCAAGATTTACCTGACATTATTCCTAAGCTTGAGACTGCTTCTGACGAACacgaaaaacataaaaaagccaAAAGGAGCTCTAGTCGGTCAAGGACATCACGACAAGACAAGAGTTTGAGAAGGCAGCGCTCCCGTTCCAGCTCAGGCAAACAGAAAGCAAGGCATAGATCCAGGTCCCAGTCACCGAGGCGATCTCCGAGCTCAAGATCAAAGTCACTATCAAGGAAAAGTCAGAGAAAACTGTCTACACAGAAAAGATGGAGAAGTAGATCCAGGTCGCGTTCAAGATCACAACGACGTAACAAACGTTCCAGATCTCATTCAGCCAGAAGAGGCAGACGCTCACGATCCAGGTCGCGTTCTAGACAGAATAGATCAGGGTCTAATGTAAGGAAGAGCAGGAGAACTCGGACAAAAAGTAGATCTCGTTCACATCATTCCAGGCGGTCCAGGTCTCAGAGAAGAGACGGGAATTCTATGTCAAGTTCCCGGTCAAAATCGAGATCTTTTTCAAGCGATCAGCATCCTGAGAGTGAGAAACAAAAGAGCAGTACGGCTGCAGAAATCAAGCATGACAATAGCTCTCTGAACCAAAATGTAAAGGAAGCAGAAATTGGAGACAAAGAAGAAATTCAGACTATGCCATTGAGTCCGTCTGCCAATTTTATTAAAGATGGCATTCTAAATGATGGGCCAGTTATTAGACTTGCTGGCTCATGGAAACCAATTCCTTTCTTGGATGCAGGTGTATCTGTTTCTGGCTCCTCTGAGACCAACCCTACAGTGAAGTGTATTACACCCACCATGCCTTTGGATATGAACGACGTTTCGGCATATAGCTCAGGTGGGTCTAGGGACCTCCacagcactgaaaataaagaagaaattaCTAGTGTTGAACTGAACAACTCCCAAATATGTAAACAGAAGTCCATATCACCAAACCAAAGGCACTCAAAATCACTTTCAAGAAAAAGATCAACATCCAATTCTCCTTTTAAACGAAGGAAGTCCAGATCATCCTCCAGGAACAGCAGGAAGTCTCCTTTGCAAAGGAAAAGATCCAAGTCCAGAAAACGGACTAGGCGTTCTAAATCCAAGTCTCTCAAAAGGAAAAGGTCAAAGTCCCATTCGCCAGGGCGCCGGAGGAGGTCTAGAACCTCGGATAGAAACCGATCAAAATCTAGACACAGGTCTCGCTCCAAACCAAGAAGGTCTCGGTCTGGCTCGTGCCGGAAAAGAGGTGGTTTCAGGAACCGAATGTTTAGTCAGCGGGACCGGTGGAAGCGAGAACCGAGCCATTCTCCTGTAGTCATCCTGCGGAAGAAGAGGTCGACCTCTCGAACTCGCCGTAGCGCTAGCAAGACACCTCCACGCCTTACTGAGCTCG ATAAAGAACAGTTGCTTGAAATTGCCAAGGCTAATGCTGCAGCTATGTGTGCTAAAGCTGGTATGCCAATTCCAGAGAGTCTGAGGCCAAAAACCATCCTTCAGCTTCCCTTGCCAGCCCCAAATCCCACACAATTGCCCTTACCCCTGCCCCTACCTGTTAATCTCCCCATGGGAATACAAGGGATGTCAAACATGACCATGAATGCTGCTATGGCTAGCATGACTGCTGCCACCATGACCGCAGCTTTATCTGGCATGAACGCACTCGCTGCCATGCCACAGCTGGCCCCCTTGCCCACAATAACCAACAAGCCTCCACCCTCAGCCACACCAAATCTGAATCTGGTCACTATcgaagaagcaaaaaaaaaattggcaaaGCAAGCAAACAGCTACAGCATCAAGGAGCTCACAGAA AAATGCAAGAAGATTGCGGAGAGTAAAGAGGAGATGGCTGTTGCAAAGCCACATGtttcagatgatgatgatgatgaccgGCCCTTTGGAGGAGTTGCCCTTAAGGAGAATAAGGGCATTACGTTCAGTCTCAGT AACCCCTCTGTGAAGCCAGCAGTCAGGTCAGAGGCTGCTTTTGCCAAGGAGTTCCCAGTGTCTTCAGGTTCACAGCACCGCAGAAAGGAGGAAGACGGAGTGTATGGAGAATGGATGCCTGTGGataaaaagactgaaaaagCAGGGGATCCATCAGTATCTGCGGGGGCTGAGGAACAGAGCAAAGCCAACGACAGTGTCTTTCCTGAGGCACCCTCGCAG CCAGTGGACATCACACTTGCAATTAGTGAAAGGGCGGTGGCACAGAAGAGATTGGCAGAGAATCCCTTTGACATCAATGCCATGTGTATGCTTAATCGTGCACAGGAGCAG